A genomic region of Cannabis sativa cultivar Pink pepper isolate KNU-18-1 chromosome 1, ASM2916894v1, whole genome shotgun sequence contains the following coding sequences:
- the LOC115707397 gene encoding 1-aminocyclopropane-1-carboxylate oxidase, with product MAIQPSFPIVDMAKLSTDERKTTMELINDACENWGFFELMNHGISRELLDTVERLTKEHYRQCMEQRFKDMVKSKGLEAVQSEIDDLDWESTFFLRHLPTSNLSQIPDLDQNYRDVMKEFAGEIEKLAEQLLDLLCENLGLEKGYLKNAFYGSKGPTFGTKVSNYPPCPKPELIKGLRAHTDAGGLILLFQDDKVSGLQLLKDGEWIDVPPMRHSIVINLGDQLEVITNGKYKSVMHRVIAQSDGNRMSIASFYNPGSDAVIFPAPALLEEAAANEGQSESRAIVYPKFVFEDYMKLYAGLKFQAKEPRFEAMKAMETTVNVGPIAIV from the exons atggcAATTCAACCAAGTTTTCCCATTGTTGACATGGCAAAACTCAGCACTGATGAGAGAAAAACAACCATGGAGTTGATCAACGACGCTTGTGAGAACTGGGGTTTCTTTGag TTGATGAACCACGGAATATCACGTGAACTGCTGGACACGGTTGAGAGGCTAACAAAGGAGCACTACAGACAGTGCATGGAGCAAAGGTTTAAAGATATGGTGAAAAGCAAAGGCCTTGAGGCCGTACAGTCCGAGATCGACGATTTGGATTGGGAAAGCACCTTCTTCTTACGCCATCTTCCCACTTCAAACTTGTCCCAAATCCCCGATCTTGATCAAAACTACag GGATGTGATGAAAGAGTTTGCTGGAGAAATAGAAAAACTAGCTGAGCAACTTCTGGATTTGTTGTGTGAGAATCTTGGGCTTGAAAAAGGCTACCTCAAAAATGCATTTTACGGATCCAAAGGCCCAACTTTCGGAACTAAGGTCAGCAACTACCCACCCTGCCCAAAACCCGAACTTATTAAGGGCCTCCGGGCCCACACCGACGCCGGAGGTCTCATACTTCTCTTCCAAGACGACAAGGTCAGTGGTCTTCAGCTCCTTAAGGATGGTGAATGGATTGATGTTCCTCCCATGAGACACTCCATTGTTATCAACCTTGGTGACCAACTTGAG GTAATCACGAACGGAAAATACAAGAGCGTTATGCACCGTGTGATAGCTCAATCTGACGGTAACAGAATGTCAATAGCATCTTTCTATAACCCTGGAAGTGACGCCGTTATCTTTCCAGCGCCGGCATTGTTGGAAGAAGCTGCAGCCAATGAGGGCCAGAGCGAAAGCCGAGCCATTGTGTACCCAAAGTTTGTGTTTGAGGACTACATGAAGCTATACGCTGGGCTGAAATTCCAAGCTAAGGAGCCAAGGTTTGAAGCCATGAAGGCCATGGAAACCACCGTCAATGTGGGCCCTATCGCAATTGTTTGA
- the LOC115708248 gene encoding uncharacterized protein LOC115708248: protein MSQLGVILQESLSREREARTILCFLREQMDVGDGGRGRRRSLKERFGLKGMGCCGATWGFRPTVISVRDNDEEENDNDNNEEGENQERQSLETIFNQGTLQNHPENDADPVCSDPDPDPAHSAPSMNLAAALAAERQFRQTNETPAREEAASRTAGSTAPGTPMRVSLMRLLEETDGRDGSTEKSNAVVVGEGGVGNDSVCCVCMGRKKGAAFIPCGHTFCRVCSREMWLNRGACPLCNRPILEILDIF from the coding sequence ATGAGTCAACTCGGTGTGATTCTACAGGAATCGCTGAGTCGAGAGAGGGAAGCGAGAACGATTCTGTGTTTTCTGAGGGAACAAATGGACGTAGGAGATGgaggaagaggaagaaggaggaGTCTGAAAGAACGGTTTGGATTGAAAGGAATGGGTTGCTGTGGGGCCACGTGGGGTTTCAGGCCAACAGTAATAAGCGTTAGAGAtaatgatgaagaagaaaacgaCAACGACAACAACGAAGAAGGAGAAAACCAAGAACGACAATCTCTGGAAACTATTTTTAACCAAGGAACACTTCAGAATCACCCGGAGAATGATGCGGATCCGGTTTGTTCAGATCCGGATCCAGATCCGGCTCATTCGGCGCCGAGCATGAATCTTGCAGCGGCGTTAGCCGCCGAAAGACAATTCCGGCAAACAAACGAAACCCCAGCGAGGGAAGAGGCGGCGTCAAGAACGGCGGGGAGTACGGCTCCGGGAACGCCAATGAGGGTGTCTTTGATGAGATTACTGGAGGAAACGGACGGTCGTGATGGGAGTACGGAGAAGAGTAATGCAGTAGTAGTAGGAGAAGGAGGGGTGGGGAATGATTCGGTGTGCTGCGTGTGCATGGGAAGGAAGAAAGGCGCGGCTTTCATCCCATGTGGTCACACCTTTTGCAGGGTGTGTTCGAGAGAGATGTGGTTGAATCGAGGTGCCTGTCCCCTCTGCAATCGTCCCATTCTCGAGATTCTCGACATTTTCTAA